From Neobacillus sp. PS2-9, the proteins below share one genomic window:
- a CDS encoding YjzD family protein, with the protein MQYFWTFFWSFLLVQMLTYVISSMSGVSFDFVSGSIAAVVVTILVFVVSAVIPNEPVEKH; encoded by the coding sequence GTGCAATACTTTTGGACATTTTTCTGGTCATTTCTTTTAGTACAAATGCTTACATATGTTATTAGCTCTATGTCAGGAGTAAGTTTTGACTTTGTTTCGGGTTCTATTGCAGCAGTTGTAGTGACAATTTTGGTTTTCGTTGTTTCTGCAGTTATTCCAAATGAACCAGTTGAAAAACACTAA
- the clpB gene encoding ATP-dependent chaperone ClpB: MDLNRMTERLQQGLMEAQSLAVKNNHQEVDEPHIFLALMDQEDSLIVSILERTGLSVEKVQSKWMESISKKPQVTGSGVEQGKLYITAKLQKLIVSAEEFAAKFGDEYISVEHIVLAACYANDSEMKKILQSFGKAPENVLKAIKEIRGNQRVTSQNPEAGYDALKKYGRDLVAEVRAGKLDPVIGRDTEIRHVIRILSRKTKNNPVLIGEPGVGKTAIVEGLAQRIVRKDVPEGLKDKTIFSLDMSALIAGAKFRGEFEERLKAVLNEIKKSEGRILLFIDEIHTIVGAGKTEGAMDAGNMLKPMLARGELHCIGATTLDEHRKYIEKDPALERRFQQVLVQEPNVEDTISILRGLKERFEVHHGVKIHDHALVAAATLSDRYITDRFLPDKAIDLVDEACALIRTEIDSMPTELDEVTRRVMQLEIEEAALRKESDEGSKVRLETLQKELADLKEQANMKKAKWLQEKQGIQKLQEKREQLEILRRELQQAEDQYDLNRAAELRHGQIPLAEKELKELEQAIVRDDRLLREEVTGEEISNIVSRWTGIPLSKLVEGEREKLLKLESILHERVIGQEEAVNLVADAVLRARAGIKDPKRPIGSFLFLGPTGVGKTELAKALAESLFDSEEQIIRMDMSEYMEKHAVSRLIGAPPGYIGYEEGGQLTEAVRRRPYSVVLMDEIEKAHPEVFNILLQALDDGRITDSQGRVVDFKNTVIIMTSNIGSHFLLDRRDNEIGISEDTRDNVMNQLRAHFRPEFLNRIDETILFKPLSLGEIKNIVVKMMKELQMRLRQQHIDISIREDAKEFIAENGFDPIYGARPLKRYIQRNIETKLAREIIAGRVHEHSSVEIVIENGEVSLRVHELNG; the protein is encoded by the coding sequence ATGGACTTAAACCGAATGACAGAACGTTTACAACAAGGATTAATGGAGGCCCAATCTTTAGCTGTAAAAAATAATCATCAAGAGGTGGATGAACCCCATATATTTTTGGCGTTAATGGATCAGGAGGATAGTCTCATTGTATCTATCCTTGAAAGGACCGGATTGTCTGTTGAGAAAGTTCAAAGCAAATGGATGGAGTCTATATCTAAAAAACCTCAGGTCACTGGAAGTGGCGTTGAACAAGGGAAATTATATATAACAGCAAAGCTGCAAAAGTTGATCGTTAGTGCTGAAGAATTTGCAGCAAAGTTTGGTGATGAGTATATATCGGTTGAACACATAGTTTTAGCAGCATGTTATGCAAATGATTCTGAAATGAAAAAAATTCTGCAATCATTTGGTAAAGCACCAGAAAATGTATTGAAGGCGATTAAAGAGATAAGGGGGAACCAGAGAGTGACTTCGCAAAACCCGGAAGCAGGATATGATGCTCTAAAGAAATATGGTAGAGACCTGGTTGCTGAGGTCAGAGCAGGGAAGCTAGATCCAGTAATCGGGAGGGACACAGAGATTCGTCATGTTATCAGGATATTATCAAGGAAAACAAAAAATAATCCTGTTTTAATTGGCGAACCAGGGGTTGGTAAAACAGCTATTGTTGAAGGGTTGGCCCAGCGAATTGTCAGAAAGGATGTACCGGAAGGTTTAAAGGACAAAACAATCTTTTCTTTAGATATGAGTGCACTAATTGCCGGTGCCAAATTTAGGGGTGAATTTGAAGAAAGATTAAAAGCTGTGTTAAATGAAATCAAAAAAAGCGAAGGGCGAATCCTGCTTTTTATTGATGAGATCCATACTATTGTAGGGGCAGGCAAGACCGAAGGTGCAATGGATGCAGGAAATATGTTAAAACCAATGCTAGCTCGAGGGGAACTTCACTGTATTGGTGCCACTACCCTTGATGAACACCGGAAATATATTGAAAAAGATCCTGCACTTGAACGAAGATTCCAGCAGGTTCTTGTGCAAGAACCAAATGTAGAGGATACAATTTCCATTTTAAGAGGTCTAAAGGAAAGGTTCGAAGTTCACCATGGAGTGAAAATCCATGACCATGCACTTGTAGCTGCTGCGACATTGTCGGATCGGTATATTACAGATCGTTTTTTACCAGATAAGGCTATTGACCTTGTAGACGAAGCCTGTGCCCTGATTCGGACGGAAATTGACTCAATGCCTACCGAACTTGATGAAGTCACACGAAGAGTTATGCAATTAGAAATCGAAGAAGCGGCATTAAGAAAAGAAAGTGATGAAGGCAGTAAAGTCAGATTGGAAACACTTCAAAAGGAATTGGCGGATTTAAAAGAGCAAGCGAATATGAAGAAAGCAAAGTGGCTTCAGGAAAAGCAAGGAATTCAGAAATTACAGGAGAAAAGGGAACAACTTGAAATACTTAGGAGGGAGCTTCAACAGGCAGAGGATCAATATGATTTAAACCGTGCAGCCGAGCTTCGCCATGGACAAATTCCCTTAGCAGAAAAAGAACTGAAAGAGTTAGAGCAGGCCATAGTAAGAGATGACCGCTTACTTCGTGAAGAGGTGACTGGGGAAGAAATTTCAAATATTGTTTCCAGATGGACAGGGATTCCACTCTCTAAACTAGTTGAAGGTGAAAGAGAAAAGCTGTTAAAATTGGAGTCTATTTTACATGAAAGAGTCATTGGACAAGAGGAAGCAGTCAACCTAGTGGCTGATGCTGTACTCCGAGCTCGGGCAGGAATTAAAGACCCTAAACGACCAATTGGATCATTCTTATTTTTAGGTCCTACGGGTGTAGGGAAAACAGAACTTGCAAAGGCATTGGCAGAATCGCTATTTGACAGCGAGGAACAGATTATCCGTATGGATATGTCGGAATATATGGAGAAACATGCAGTTTCACGTTTAATCGGTGCACCTCCTGGCTATATAGGATATGAAGAAGGCGGACAATTGACAGAAGCTGTGAGAAGAAGACCTTATTCTGTGGTCTTAATGGACGAAATTGAAAAGGCCCATCCAGAGGTTTTCAATATTCTCTTGCAGGCACTAGATGATGGGCGAATTACGGATTCACAAGGCCGAGTGGTGGACTTTAAGAATACAGTGATTATCATGACCTCCAATATTGGATCACACTTTTTACTGGACCGAAGAGATAATGAAATAGGCATTTCGGAGGATACTAGAGACAACGTGATGAACCAACTAAGAGCGCACTTTCGTCCTGAATTTTTAAATAGAATTGACGAAACCATTCTTTTTAAACCTCTGTCATTGGGAGAAATAAAAAATATTGTGGTTAAGATGATGAAGGAACTACAAATGAGATTAAGGCAGCAGCATATTGATATTTCGATTCGAGAAGATGCAAAAGAATTTATTGCTGAGAATGGTTTTGATCCTATATATGGTGCAAGACCATTAAAACGGTATATACAAAGGAATATTGAAACGAAACTCGCCCGCGAAATCATAGCTGGGCGTGTACATGAACATTCATCCGTGGAAATTGTCATTGAAAATGGAGAAGTAAGTTTAAGGGTTCATGAGCTTAATGGCTAA
- the glp gene encoding gephyrin-like molybdotransferase Glp, producing MLERRNPIPIGEAVKKIMEIQLRGATEYISINDSYGRFLSEDLIATSDVPHFDRAPYDGFAVRSIDTSQASQSNPLEFEVVDHIGAGMVSTKVVGQNQAVRIMTGAMMPEGTDAVVMFELAKDYEKNGIPYMSIKRPFKKGDNVSFIGEDARQGEALVKKGTLINPGIQAMLATFGYHNVPVAKKPLVGLFATGTELLEVYEDLVPGKIRNSNSHMICAQIERAGGIVHYFGKLPDEFDTCFDAVKDALNKVDVLITTGGVSVGDFDYLPAIYEKLGAEVLFNKVAMRPGSVTTVARYKEKILFGLSGNPSACYVGFELFARPILRRMLFSEKPHLRKELAVLEVDFPKANPFTRFVRSSTFIEAGRLKSTPSGLDKSNIIMSLAGANSLMILPGGTRGFTAGCEVEVLLLEDQSGSEWPW from the coding sequence ATGTTAGAAAGAAGAAACCCCATCCCAATAGGAGAAGCGGTTAAAAAGATCATGGAAATTCAATTACGTGGTGCGACCGAATACATATCCATAAATGATAGCTATGGCCGTTTTTTATCGGAGGATTTAATTGCAACTAGTGATGTGCCCCATTTTGATAGGGCGCCATATGATGGTTTTGCGGTTAGATCTATTGATACGAGTCAGGCTTCTCAATCCAATCCTCTAGAATTCGAAGTAGTAGATCACATTGGAGCCGGGATGGTTTCAACCAAAGTTGTTGGTCAAAATCAAGCTGTTAGAATTATGACCGGTGCTATGATGCCTGAGGGAACAGATGCAGTGGTTATGTTTGAGTTGGCAAAGGATTATGAAAAGAATGGTATTCCATACATGTCTATTAAGCGTCCATTTAAGAAGGGGGATAATGTTTCCTTCATAGGGGAAGATGCGAGACAAGGCGAAGCTCTTGTTAAAAAAGGGACACTCATCAACCCAGGTATTCAAGCCATGCTTGCTACTTTCGGCTATCATAATGTTCCGGTAGCTAAGAAGCCACTTGTGGGTCTATTTGCGACCGGTACAGAGCTATTAGAGGTGTATGAAGATTTAGTTCCAGGAAAAATTCGTAATAGTAATTCACATATGATTTGTGCACAGATTGAAAGAGCTGGTGGAATTGTCCATTATTTTGGAAAATTGCCTGATGAATTTGATACCTGCTTTGATGCAGTAAAGGATGCATTAAATAAAGTGGACGTTCTGATAACAACCGGAGGGGTATCTGTAGGAGATTTTGATTACCTACCAGCTATTTATGAAAAACTAGGGGCAGAGGTATTGTTTAATAAGGTAGCAATGCGGCCTGGTAGTGTCACAACGGTGGCCCGATATAAAGAAAAGATTTTATTTGGCCTTTCGGGTAATCCTTCAGCATGTTATGTCGGATTTGAACTGTTTGCCCGCCCAATCCTTCGGAGAATGTTATTTTCGGAAAAACCGCATTTGCGGAAAGAACTGGCTGTACTTGAAGTAGACTTTCCAAAAGCCAATCCATTTACAAGGTTTGTTCGAAGTTCAACGTTTATAGAAGCAGGCAGACTTAAATCTACACCGAGCGGTCTGGACAAATCAAACATTATTATGAGCTTAGCTGGTGCCAATTCGTTAATGATTCTGCCAGGTGGAACAAGAGGTTTTACAGCAGGCTGTGAAGTAGAAGTTCTTTTATTGGAGGACCAATCAGGCAGTGAGTGGCCTTGGTAA
- the fabF gene encoding beta-ketoacyl-ACP synthase II, translating to MNKRRVVVTGVGAVTPLGNDVETTWKGIIEGKSGIGPLTRVNADEYPAKVAAELKDFNPEVFMDRKEARKMDRFTQYAVASALMAVKDANLTINEENSERVGVWIGSGIGGMETFEQQYETFQKRGYKRVSPFFVPMLIPDMATGQVSITLGARGFNSCTVTACATGTNSIGDAFKVIQRGDADVMVTGGAEAPITKMSVAGFCANTALSTNPDPQTASRPFDKNRDGFVMGEGAGIIILEELEYALARGAKIYAEIVGYGATGDAYHITAPAPGGEGGARAMKMAINDGGLQPQDIDYINAHGTSTEYNDKFETLAVKEVFGEHAYNLAMSSTKSMTGHLLGAAGGVEAIFTVLAMRDSILPPTINYETPDPECDLDYVVNKARSQEIKAAMSNSLGFGGHNATIVFKKYE from the coding sequence ATGAACAAGCGTAGAGTTGTAGTAACAGGCGTTGGAGCGGTGACACCGCTTGGTAACGATGTTGAAACAACATGGAAAGGGATTATTGAGGGGAAATCAGGTATTGGTCCACTGACTAGAGTCAATGCGGACGAATATCCAGCTAAAGTGGCTGCTGAGTTAAAAGATTTTAATCCCGAAGTGTTTATGGATAGAAAAGAAGCGCGAAAAATGGATCGTTTTACACAATATGCAGTTGCGAGTGCATTAATGGCAGTTAAGGACGCCAATCTAACTATTAATGAAGAGAATTCAGAACGTGTGGGTGTGTGGATCGGGTCTGGTATTGGAGGAATGGAAACATTCGAACAACAATATGAAACCTTCCAAAAAAGGGGATACAAGCGGGTTAGTCCATTCTTTGTCCCAATGCTAATTCCAGATATGGCAACTGGTCAGGTGTCAATTACCCTCGGTGCAAGAGGATTTAATTCATGTACAGTTACAGCATGTGCAACTGGAACGAATTCCATTGGAGATGCATTTAAAGTTATTCAGCGTGGTGATGCGGATGTTATGGTAACAGGTGGCGCTGAAGCACCAATCACAAAAATGTCTGTTGCTGGGTTCTGTGCCAATACAGCACTCTCTACAAATCCTGATCCTCAAACAGCAAGCAGACCATTTGATAAAAACCGGGATGGCTTCGTCATGGGTGAAGGGGCAGGTATCATTATTTTGGAAGAGTTAGAGTATGCCCTTGCACGAGGAGCTAAAATCTATGCTGAAATCGTCGGTTATGGAGCAACAGGTGATGCTTATCATATCACTGCCCCTGCACCAGGTGGTGAAGGCGGTGCTCGAGCAATGAAAATGGCCATTAATGATGGTGGATTACAACCTCAAGACATTGATTATATTAACGCACATGGTACTAGTACTGAATATAATGATAAATTTGAAACACTTGCGGTTAAGGAAGTATTTGGAGAGCATGCTTATAATCTTGCGATGAGTTCAACCAAATCGATGACAGGCCATCTGTTAGGAGCTGCAGGTGGAGTGGAAGCGATCTTTACCGTATTAGCGATGAGAGATAGCATACTCCCACCAACCATTAATTATGAAACTCCGGATCCTGAATGTGATTTGGACTATGTAGTAAATAAAGCCCGTTCACAAGAAATCAAGGCAGCTATGAGCAACTCACTTGGCTTCGGTGGACACAACGCAACCATTGTATTTAAAAAATACGAATAA
- a CDS encoding BMP family ABC transporter substrate-binding protein, translating into MLKRFGIILLCLLLLGACGETKSTGKLKKVGLLVPETVNDQVWGTKGFKGMLKIQSKFNVDVFYKEGMNSEAVVKRAVEEFDQKGVNLIFGHGAEYAEYFNKISKDYPKIHFVSFNGDAKNSNTTSLNFKAHAMGFFGGMVAAHMSKQHKVGVLAAYEWQPEIEGFYQGALAENNQTHVSIEYVGNWDDETKAIQLVDRMLENGVDVVYPAGDGYNVPVIERVKEQGLFVIGYVSDQSDLGESTVLTSTIQQVDKLYEKVADQYNKGELKSGNLSFDFHDNVISLGKYSPLVKKEFIQQMNKHIEDYKETGKLPK; encoded by the coding sequence ATGCTAAAGCGTTTCGGAATCATTCTTTTATGTCTTCTTTTACTTGGAGCTTGTGGGGAAACAAAGTCTACAGGGAAATTGAAAAAGGTAGGCTTGCTAGTTCCTGAGACGGTAAATGATCAAGTATGGGGAACAAAGGGATTTAAAGGAATGTTAAAAATACAATCAAAATTTAATGTTGATGTATTTTATAAAGAAGGAATGAATTCGGAAGCCGTGGTTAAACGCGCGGTCGAAGAGTTTGACCAAAAAGGGGTTAACCTAATCTTTGGTCATGGAGCAGAATATGCTGAGTACTTTAATAAAATCTCTAAAGACTATCCGAAAATTCACTTTGTCAGCTTTAATGGGGATGCAAAGAATTCAAATACAACGAGTCTTAACTTTAAAGCGCATGCAATGGGCTTTTTTGGAGGGATGGTTGCTGCTCATATGTCAAAACAACATAAAGTAGGAGTGTTGGCTGCTTATGAGTGGCAACCAGAAATTGAAGGGTTTTACCAGGGAGCTCTAGCTGAAAATAATCAAACTCATGTGAGCATAGAATATGTCGGAAATTGGGATGATGAAACTAAGGCAATCCAATTAGTTGATCGTATGTTGGAAAATGGAGTGGATGTGGTGTATCCTGCAGGCGATGGTTATAACGTTCCGGTAATTGAACGAGTAAAGGAACAAGGCCTTTTTGTTATTGGCTACGTTTCAGACCAGTCAGACCTAGGAGAATCTACCGTTTTAACAAGTACGATTCAACAGGTTGATAAATTATATGAAAAAGTGGCAGATCAATACAATAAAGGCGAACTAAAATCAGGTAATCTTTCCTTTGACTTTCATGATAACGTCATCTCACTTGGAAAGTACAGCCCTTTAGTTAAGAAAGAGTTCATTCAGCAAATGAACAAGCATATAGAGGATTACAAGGAAACAGGCAAATTGCCTAAATAA
- a CDS encoding hydrolase produces MENRNFLMDTQWNIIHYPEKPTGFGILIIGDERHFVDENKCFWTQNEGKLAIINELKEKGYTIFSSNLYGRNWGSESAVELAQRLYHHVIRNEIINNKIHILAEGMGALVALRLMEKMKDSIRSIILLNPILSLKHHLELEKEHKFFYKKLMRELASAYHVDQKEVESKINNLEGSIHLEANCPIKIIQVLSGGKSYSQSKLYQQVINTSEINPTFILPEKKPQLGKIVIKFFNSHENVL; encoded by the coding sequence ATGGAAAATCGAAATTTTCTAATGGATACCCAATGGAATATCATTCATTACCCTGAAAAGCCTACAGGATTTGGGATTTTAATCATCGGAGATGAAAGGCATTTTGTGGATGAAAATAAATGCTTTTGGACTCAAAATGAAGGAAAGCTAGCTATTATCAATGAACTAAAAGAAAAAGGGTACACCATTTTTTCCTCAAATCTTTATGGGCGAAACTGGGGGAGCGAAAGTGCTGTCGAGCTTGCTCAAAGATTATATCACCATGTAATCCGTAACGAGATCATTAACAATAAAATTCATATCTTGGCAGAAGGAATGGGCGCACTTGTGGCTCTTCGATTAATGGAAAAAATGAAAGACAGTATTCGATCGATTATCCTCCTTAATCCAATCCTGTCTTTAAAACATCATCTTGAACTTGAAAAAGAGCATAAGTTCTTTTATAAAAAATTGATGAGAGAATTAGCTTCTGCCTATCATGTGGATCAAAAAGAAGTGGAAAGTAAGATTAACAATCTGGAAGGGTCTATTCATCTTGAAGCGAACTGTCCAATAAAAATCATTCAAGTCCTATCAGGTGGGAAATCCTATTCTCAGTCAAAACTGTATCAGCAGGTGATTAACACATCTGAAATTAATCCTACTTTTATTCTTCCTGAAAAAAAACCGCAGCTAGGAAAAATAGTCATCAAGTTTTTTAACAGTCATGAAAATGTACTTTAA
- the mobB gene encoding molybdopterin-guanine dinucleotide biosynthesis protein B, which produces MALVNPVVFQIVGFQNSGKTTFTLKLIERLKNDQLQTVTIKHHGHGGKPDASMSKDTGKHLTSGALASIVEGGGRILLQAEGIACNLDDQVELMKFFKPDVIIIEGYKQEHYPKLLIIRETSDIRLLEKVNNVLAVISWNEEIKEQVNEKWAGPSFLISDERVIQWTIQYVQEHVQVQKNRSE; this is translated from the coding sequence GTGGCCTTGGTAAATCCTGTTGTTTTTCAAATTGTAGGATTTCAAAATAGCGGCAAAACTACTTTTACATTAAAGTTAATCGAACGATTAAAAAACGACCAGTTACAGACAGTAACCATTAAGCATCACGGGCATGGCGGTAAGCCCGATGCATCGATGTCCAAAGATACAGGAAAGCATCTAACCTCGGGTGCACTTGCATCCATTGTTGAGGGAGGCGGAAGAATTCTTCTTCAAGCTGAGGGGATTGCTTGCAATCTTGATGATCAGGTAGAGCTTATGAAATTCTTTAAGCCCGATGTCATAATAATCGAAGGGTATAAGCAAGAGCATTATCCCAAGCTTTTAATAATTAGAGAGACCTCTGACATACGATTACTTGAAAAAGTGAACAATGTATTAGCAGTGATTTCTTGGAATGAGGAAATAAAGGAACAGGTGAATGAAAAGTGGGCTGGTCCATCTTTTTTAATCAGTGATGAAAGAGTAATTCAGTGGACTATCCAATATGTTCAGGAACATGTACAGGTACAAAAAAATCGGTCTGAATAG
- a CDS encoding Crp/Fnr family transcriptional regulator: MQSVKEMSVTLSHLFDTVHHNRKIEKGTFLFQEGSNADELYIVQSGILQISKIIPDGRELTIRMCSKGELVGELNLFSPSSKFLLSARVVESGEVAVIKKETLEEKLSQDLPLSFEFIQWMSQQYRKTQTKFRDLVLHGKKGALYSTLIRISNSYGIKTTKGILVELPLTNQELANFCGTSREVVNRLLSDLRRTNIISIDKGTITIHDLDFLKREIDCEDCPVEICKVD; encoded by the coding sequence ATGCAGTCAGTAAAAGAAATGTCCGTAACACTATCCCATCTCTTTGATACGGTTCACCATAATAGAAAGATCGAGAAAGGTACTTTTCTTTTTCAAGAAGGATCAAATGCAGATGAATTATATATTGTTCAAAGTGGAATCCTGCAAATTAGTAAAATCATTCCTGACGGTAGAGAATTAACTATTCGAATGTGCTCAAAAGGTGAACTTGTTGGGGAATTAAATTTATTCTCTCCAAGTTCAAAATTTTTATTAAGTGCACGTGTAGTTGAAAGTGGAGAAGTAGCTGTTATTAAGAAAGAAACACTTGAGGAAAAGCTCTCACAAGATCTTCCACTATCCTTTGAGTTCATCCAATGGATGAGTCAACAATATCGGAAAACCCAAACTAAATTTCGAGATTTAGTCCTTCATGGAAAAAAAGGAGCATTGTATTCCACATTAATTAGAATAAGTAATAGCTATGGAATCAAAACCACTAAAGGAATCCTAGTGGAACTTCCTTTAACGAATCAAGAATTAGCTAATTTCTGTGGGACCTCTCGTGAAGTGGTAAATCGGCTTCTAAGTGATTTAAGAAGAACAAATATCATTTCTATTGATAAAGGAACAATTACTATTCATGATTTAGATTTCTTAAAAAGGGAAATCGATTGTGAGGATTGTCCTGTTGAAATATGCAAAGTGGATTAA
- a CDS encoding ComZ family protein, whose translation MNNQDHTLQFMQIAMKYLPEAKEQLDQAGVELSMELIQPFMNLFTKVMEEAYELGRESALSELKQS comes from the coding sequence ATGAACAATCAAGATCACACATTACAATTTATGCAAATCGCGATGAAGTATTTACCAGAGGCAAAGGAACAATTGGATCAGGCTGGGGTTGAATTATCTATGGAATTAATCCAACCATTTATGAACCTATTTACTAAAGTAATGGAAGAGGCATATGAATTAGGAAGAGAAAGTGCCTTAAGTGAATTGAAGCAATCTTAA
- a CDS encoding YjzC family protein, translating into MGQNHQFKSGKKAPNNGIYIEVGDTGSTVNNPQKIKLKAGDTFPETSNDERVWTYQRKP; encoded by the coding sequence ATGGGACAAAACCACCAGTTTAAATCAGGTAAAAAGGCACCGAATAATGGAATATACATTGAGGTTGGCGACACAGGAAGCACTGTCAACAACCCCCAAAAAATAAAGCTTAAAGCGGGAGACACTTTTCCAGAAACGTCCAATGATGAACGTGTATGGACCTATCAAAGAAAACCTTAA
- a CDS encoding beta-ketoacyl-ACP synthase III yields MRAGIVGIGRYLPEKIVTNQDLEKIMDTSDEWIRTRTGIEERRIAADDVDTSDMAFAAAQEAIKHAGITAEEIDLILVATVTPDTPFPSVACRIQEKLGATKAAAMDISAACAGFMYGMVTGKQFIETEVYKYVLVVGVEKLSKVTDWNDRNTAVLFGDGAGAAILGPVSENRGILSFELGADGTGAKHLYQDEYIIMNGREVFKFAVRQMGESSLHVLEKAGLTKEDVDFLIPHQANIRIMEASRQRLELPVEKMSKTVHKYGNTSAASIPISIVEELEAGKLKDDDVIVMVGFGGGLTWGAIAIRWGK; encoded by the coding sequence GTGAGAGCTGGTATTGTCGGAATTGGTAGGTATTTACCAGAGAAGATAGTCACTAATCAGGATTTAGAGAAAATAATGGATACCTCTGATGAATGGATTCGTACCAGAACAGGCATTGAAGAGCGGAGAATTGCTGCGGATGATGTGGATACCTCAGATATGGCGTTTGCAGCAGCTCAAGAGGCTATCAAACATGCCGGGATTACAGCTGAGGAGATCGATTTAATCTTGGTAGCTACGGTAACACCTGATACACCATTTCCTTCAGTTGCTTGTCGAATTCAAGAGAAACTAGGTGCAACGAAGGCTGCTGCAATGGATATTAGTGCAGCATGTGCCGGTTTTATGTATGGCATGGTTACTGGAAAGCAGTTTATTGAAACTGAAGTATATAAATATGTTCTAGTCGTTGGTGTTGAAAAGCTTTCAAAAGTTACAGACTGGAATGACCGAAATACAGCTGTCCTTTTTGGAGATGGCGCTGGTGCTGCCATCTTAGGTCCAGTTTCAGAAAACCGTGGAATTTTGTCCTTTGAGCTAGGGGCTGATGGTACAGGAGCAAAGCATTTATACCAAGACGAATATATCATTATGAATGGTAGAGAAGTATTTAAGTTTGCTGTTAGACAAATGGGAGAAAGCAGTTTACACGTTCTTGAGAAGGCAGGTTTAACTAAAGAGGATGTTGATTTCTTAATACCGCATCAAGCGAATATTCGTATCATGGAAGCATCCAGACAAAGATTAGAACTACCTGTTGAAAAAATGTCCAAAACCGTTCATAAATATGGTAATACATCAGCTGCATCCATTCCTATTTCTATTGTGGAGGAATTGGAGGCAGGAAAACTTAAAGATGATGATGTTATTGTCATGGTAGGCTTTGGTGGTGGCTTGACATGGGGAGCTATTGCTATACGTTGGGGGAAATAA
- the ric gene encoding iron-sulfur cluster repair di-iron protein: MTFPFTSNSLVKDIVNELPKTSDVFKKNRIDFCCGGNIPLSEAAAQNGLNTDHLLTELKEVFKKYENEEKNIEVWTDSDSNTIIDHVITNYHRVSEEELTMLSPYVTKVSRVHGDNHPELLKVYELFYEFKKELIEHMAKEEAVVFPLIKQLADGTVENREEAINLIVELEKEHDHAGEILREIRAVTSDYTLPLDACGTYRLVYARLEALEGLTFMHVHLENNILFPRYLS, translated from the coding sequence ATGACTTTCCCATTTACATCTAACTCATTAGTTAAAGATATTGTAAACGAATTACCAAAAACAAGTGATGTGTTTAAGAAAAACCGTATTGATTTCTGCTGTGGCGGAAATATTCCATTGTCTGAAGCAGCAGCCCAAAACGGACTCAATACCGATCATTTACTTACAGAATTAAAAGAAGTATTCAAGAAATATGAAAACGAAGAGAAAAATATAGAGGTATGGACTGATTCCGATTCTAATACGATTATTGACCACGTAATCACTAATTATCACCGTGTGTCTGAAGAAGAATTAACCATGCTTAGCCCTTATGTAACAAAGGTCTCTCGCGTACATGGTGATAATCATCCAGAGCTATTAAAGGTATATGAGCTTTTTTATGAATTTAAAAAAGAATTGATAGAGCATATGGCAAAGGAAGAGGCAGTAGTCTTCCCTTTAATCAAGCAACTGGCCGATGGCACAGTGGAAAACCGTGAAGAAGCAATCAATTTGATTGTTGAGCTTGAAAAAGAACACGATCATGCAGGTGAAATTTTGAGAGAAATCCGGGCAGTGACATCTGATTATACACTTCCATTAGATGCTTGTGGTACGTACCGCTTAGTCTATGCACGTTTGGAAGCATTAGAGGGACTTACCTTTATGCATGTACACTTAGAAAATAATATCTTATTCCCACGCTATCTTTCTTAA